The Pirellulales bacterium genome includes a region encoding these proteins:
- a CDS encoding PSD1 and planctomycete cytochrome C domain-containing protein, with translation MTRFSLAVRPWWLALGLLVAGAARNGRADDAVDYTRDVRPILAAHCFKCHGPDEQKSGLRLDAVSLAVEGGNSGAAIVRGKSAESALVKAITGADDVSSMPPDDAGPRLSAEQIATIRRWIDAGAPAPADDQPLPSSGRRKSDHWSFQPVAHPEPPVADAADATFVRNPIDAFILGRLARDGIHPSPEADRVTLIRRLSLDLLGIPPKVDDIDAFLADQSEGAYERLVDRMLASPHYGERQARHWLDLARYADSNGYTNDNPRTIWKYRDWVINALNADMPFDRFTIEQFAGDMLPDATIDQQIATGFHRNTLQNEEGGTDPEEFRIESVVDRVATTGTVFLGLSLGCARCHDHKYDPVSQRDFYQFFALLNGADEPILPVPDEAQAVELARLNAQITAAKDELAAYDVASADKRAAWEKQYAGRLDIRWHVVEPTEVASATGTTFTRLEDQSVLPGGGRAATDTYTVTAAAPVETVRGLRLEALVDDSLPRRGPGRADNGNFVLSEITLDLAAQPVGGGDATFERVAWQLATADYAQEKFPASHLIDGNDKTGWSIFVVDTSPHLNRTAVLVARDDCQVAGRKMVVSLAQQHAKPHMLLGRFRLAVTEAARDVLALPEPVRAALAVPADKRTPAQQETLLAEYEKTDPARQALTKKLAQSRARLDKFSTTVPTTLVMHERSQPRETHILVRGEYLRNGPVVSPDVPSVLPPLPAEVKNPSRVDLARWLVDPANPLTARVTVNRMWQQFFGRGIVETSNDFGVQGAAPTHPELLDWLAAEFMARGWSLKAMHRLIVTSGTYRQSSHTRPELGVIDPDNRLLARQSRLRVEAEIVRDCMLASSGLLSYKVGGPSVFPRQPDGVMALTRSPRPWNVSPGEDAYRRGMYTYYWRSTPNPFLKVLDAPDGITSCTRRERANTPLQALTLLNDDTCYEAAQAMATRVLAVCKDQPTAERIRYAFRLALAREPDGEERACLAELLADELASDAAPADAESTGQPVPAFRNPRLLAAWTTVSRALLNLDEFMTRE, from the coding sequence ATGACGCGGTTCTCCCTCGCCGTTCGACCCTGGTGGCTGGCCCTGGGCCTGCTCGTGGCTGGCGCCGCGCGCAATGGTAGGGCTGACGATGCGGTCGATTACACGCGCGACGTGCGGCCGATCCTGGCGGCCCACTGCTTCAAATGTCATGGTCCGGACGAACAAAAGTCGGGACTGCGGCTCGATGCGGTGTCGCTGGCCGTCGAAGGGGGAAATAGCGGCGCTGCGATCGTGCGGGGCAAAAGCGCCGAGAGCGCGCTCGTCAAAGCGATCACGGGCGCCGACGACGTCTCGTCCATGCCCCCCGACGACGCGGGGCCGCGGCTATCGGCCGAGCAAATCGCCACGATCCGCCGCTGGATCGACGCAGGCGCCCCCGCGCCGGCCGACGATCAGCCGCTTCCCTCATCGGGTCGGCGCAAAAGCGATCACTGGTCGTTTCAGCCGGTCGCGCATCCCGAGCCGCCGGTGGCCGACGCGGCGGACGCCACATTCGTCAGAAACCCGATCGACGCGTTCATTCTTGGCCGGCTCGCGCGGGATGGCATTCATCCCTCGCCCGAAGCCGACCGCGTGACGTTAATCCGCCGCCTGAGCTTGGACCTCCTGGGCATCCCGCCCAAGGTCGACGACATCGACGCATTTCTAGCCGACCAGAGCGAAGGGGCTTACGAGCGCTTGGTCGACCGGATGCTCGCTTCGCCGCATTATGGCGAGCGGCAGGCGCGTCACTGGCTTGACCTGGCTCGTTACGCCGACAGCAACGGCTACACGAACGACAACCCGCGCACGATCTGGAAGTATCGCGATTGGGTGATCAACGCCTTGAACGCCGACATGCCGTTCGATCGGTTCACGATCGAGCAGTTCGCCGGCGATATGCTTCCCGACGCCACGATCGACCAGCAGATCGCCACCGGCTTTCACCGCAACACGCTGCAGAATGAAGAAGGGGGCACCGACCCCGAGGAGTTCCGCATCGAATCGGTGGTCGATCGCGTGGCCACGACCGGCACGGTGTTCCTCGGGCTGTCGCTCGGCTGTGCCCGTTGCCACGACCATAAGTACGATCCCGTATCGCAACGCGATTTCTACCAGTTCTTCGCGCTGCTCAATGGCGCCGACGAGCCGATTTTACCGGTGCCGGACGAAGCCCAGGCTGTCGAACTGGCCAGGTTGAACGCGCAGATAACCGCGGCCAAAGATGAGCTGGCGGCATACGACGTAGCGAGCGCCGACAAGCGTGCGGCGTGGGAAAAGCAGTACGCTGGGCGGCTGGACATCAGGTGGCATGTCGTCGAACCTACCGAAGTGGCCTCGGCCACCGGGACGACGTTTACGCGGCTCGAAGATCAGTCGGTTTTGCCCGGCGGCGGACGGGCCGCGACCGACACGTATACGGTGACCGCGGCGGCGCCGGTCGAGACGGTTCGCGGATTGCGCCTCGAAGCCCTGGTCGACGACAGCCTGCCGCGGCGTGGGCCAGGGCGTGCCGACAACGGCAATTTCGTGTTGAGCGAGATAACGCTCGATCTGGCCGCGCAACCCGTCGGTGGTGGCGACGCGACGTTCGAGCGCGTGGCGTGGCAACTGGCGACGGCTGATTACGCGCAAGAGAAGTTTCCCGCCTCGCACTTGATCGACGGCAATGACAAGACCGGCTGGTCGATCTTCGTGGTCGATACTTCGCCGCACTTGAATCGCACGGCCGTGCTCGTGGCGCGCGACGATTGCCAGGTAGCCGGCCGGAAGATGGTGGTTTCGCTGGCCCAGCAACACGCGAAGCCGCACATGCTGCTGGGGCGTTTCCGCCTGGCGGTGACCGAGGCGGCGCGCGACGTGCTGGCTTTGCCCGAGCCGGTTCGCGCCGCGCTGGCCGTGCCGGCCGACAAGCGGACTCCTGCTCAGCAAGAAACGCTGCTGGCCGAATACGAAAAAACCGATCCAGCGCGGCAAGCACTGACGAAAAAGCTGGCGCAAAGCCGGGCCCGGCTCGATAAGTTCTCGACCACGGTTCCCACGACGCTTGTCATGCACGAACGCTCGCAGCCGCGCGAGACGCACATCCTGGTGCGCGGCGAGTATTTGCGCAACGGCCCCGTCGTGTCGCCCGACGTGCCGAGCGTGCTGCCGCCGCTGCCCGCCGAGGTGAAGAATCCTTCGCGCGTCGACCTCGCCCGCTGGTTGGTCGACCCGGCCAATCCGCTGACGGCGCGGGTGACCGTGAATCGCATGTGGCAACAGTTCTTCGGGCGGGGAATCGTTGAAACGTCGAACGATTTCGGCGTGCAAGGCGCGGCGCCGACACATCCCGAACTGCTCGATTGGCTGGCGGCCGAATTCATGGCTCGCGGCTGGAGCCTGAAGGCGATGCACCGGCTGATCGTCACCTCGGGCACGTACCGGCAGTCGTCGCACACGCGGCCGGAACTGGGCGTGATCGATCCGGATAACCGGTTGCTCGCCCGGCAGTCGCGCTTGAGGGTCGAGGCCGAGATCGTGCGCGACTGCATGCTGGCTTCGAGCGGATTGCTGTCGTACAAGGTTGGCGGGCCGAGCGTTTTTCCGCGCCAGCCCGACGGCGTGATGGCGCTGACGCGCAGCCCGCGCCCCTGGAACGTCAGCCCCGGCGAGGATGCCTATCGCCGCGGCATGTACACGTACTATTGGCGTTCGACGCCCAATCCGTTCCTCAAGGTGCTCGACGCGCCGGACGGCATCACCAGTTGCACGCGGCGCGAGCGCGCCAATACGCCGCTGCAGGCGCTGACGCTATTGAACGACGACACCTGCTACGAAGCGGCCCAGGCGATGGCGACGCGCGTGCTGGCGGTGTGCAAGGACCAGCCGACCGCCGAGCGTATCCGCTATGCGTTTCGCCTGGCGCTAGCGCGCGAGCCGGACGGTGAAGAGCGTGCGTGCCTCGCGGAGCTATTGGCCGACGAGTTGGCCAGTGATGCGGCGCCGGCTGACGCAGAATCGACCGGCCAACCGGTGCCGGCCTTTCGCAATCCGCGCTTGCTCGCGGCCTGGACCACGGTTTCCCGCGCGCTATTGAACCTTGACGAGTTTATGACCCGCGAGTGA
- a CDS encoding STAS domain-containing protein — MAQVERCDDVTVIHLDAAYEALDQAKFEAAQQLLLGHAQTAEPPLVVLDLSQTAYMGSAFIEVMFRAWKRVADRDGKLVLCGVQPLCKEVLHTTRLDSMVQSFANVDDAVQGLRTG, encoded by the coding sequence ATGGCCCAGGTCGAGCGCTGCGACGATGTAACCGTCATTCACCTGGACGCGGCGTACGAGGCCCTCGATCAGGCCAAGTTCGAAGCGGCGCAGCAACTACTGCTGGGCCACGCCCAAACCGCCGAGCCGCCGCTCGTGGTGCTCGATCTTTCCCAGACCGCGTATATGGGCTCGGCCTTCATCGAAGTCATGTTCCGGGCCTGGAAACGCGTCGCCGACCGTGACGGGAAACTGGTGCTTTGCGGCGTGCAGCCGTTGTGCAAGGAAGTGCTGCACACGACCCGGTTGGATTCGATGGTGCAGAGCTTCGCCAACGTCGATGACGCCGTGCAGGGCTTGCGCACCGGCTAA
- a CDS encoding LOG family protein, whose protein sequence is MSDTAPHREPPALDTVAGITDTWNADRVSDLIAMIKESADKLAADRTSRGDLKILSRALRELRWAFKVFSPYRSRRKVTVFGSARTRPHEATFQQAVEFGREMAARSWLVVTGAASGIMEAGHLGAGRENSMGLNIMLPFEQDANPVIAGDPKLVYMKYFFTRKLMFVKECDAVCLLPGGFGTLDEGFEVLTLLQTGKRDIVPVVFLDEPGGSFWKDFEHYINHRLLGHGMISPEDLSLYTMTDDVNAAVREIDQFYRIYHSMRYVKNKLVVRLSEAPSPDFLAAINENFSDILTEGKFTVESALADEKDEPQLAPLPRLVFRFNRRSLGRLRQLLDALNRGSIDSPKA, encoded by the coding sequence TTGAGCGATACGGCCCCGCATCGCGAACCACCTGCACTCGATACCGTCGCAGGCATTACCGATACTTGGAACGCCGACCGGGTCAGCGACTTGATCGCCATGATCAAGGAGTCGGCCGATAAGCTGGCCGCCGATCGCACCAGCCGCGGCGACCTGAAGATTCTCAGCCGGGCGCTGCGCGAACTGCGCTGGGCCTTCAAGGTTTTCTCGCCTTACCGATCGCGGCGCAAAGTCACGGTGTTCGGGTCGGCACGGACCCGCCCTCACGAAGCCACGTTCCAGCAGGCCGTCGAGTTCGGCCGCGAGATGGCAGCCCGCAGTTGGCTGGTCGTCACCGGGGCCGCCAGCGGCATCATGGAAGCCGGCCACCTGGGCGCGGGCCGCGAGAACTCGATGGGCCTGAACATCATGCTTCCCTTCGAGCAGGATGCGAATCCCGTGATCGCGGGCGATCCGAAGCTCGTCTACATGAAGTACTTTTTCACGCGCAAGCTGATGTTCGTGAAGGAGTGCGACGCGGTGTGCCTGCTGCCCGGTGGATTTGGCACGCTCGACGAAGGATTCGAAGTTCTCACCCTGCTGCAAACCGGCAAGCGTGACATCGTACCTGTCGTCTTTCTCGACGAACCCGGCGGCAGCTTCTGGAAGGATTTCGAACACTACATCAACCACCGATTGCTCGGGCATGGCATGATCTCGCCCGAGGATCTGTCGCTGTACACCATGACCGACGACGTGAACGCCGCGGTCCGCGAGATCGACCAGTTCTACCGCATCTATCACAGCATGCGGTACGTGAAGAACAAGTTGGTCGTACGTCTGAGCGAGGCGCCCAGCCCCGATTTCCTGGCCGCGATCAACGAGAACTTCAGCGACATCCTGACCGAGGGGAAATTCACGGTCGAAAGCGCGCTGGCGGACGAAAAAGACGAGCCGCAGCTAGCGCCGCTCCCCCGCCTGGTCTTTCGCTTCAACCGTCGCAGCCTCGGGCGCCTCCGGCAGCTTCTCGACGCGCTGAACCGGGGCAGCATCGATTCGCCCAAGGCCTGA
- a CDS encoding DUF1549 domain-containing protein — translation MVGLWSPVGRGEEVATAASAKPSVPAASAAGLGPATELTFSTGNNLLLRGRDAQRQLALTAKYAGGQSRDVSRQVTYTTVPAGIVQVDSTGLATPLADGQAKIIAQAGGVQATADVTVDHFVDDPQINFPNQIVPIFTKLGCNSGGCHGKASGQNGFKLSLLGFEPGEDYEHLVMEARGRRLFPAAPDRSLLLTKPINAIPHGGGQRLDHDSLEYRLLKRWISQGMPYGKDTDPKVASIEVLPAHAVMTRSGEQQIAVLAHYTDGTIEDVTRLAQFDPNDGEMAEVSAQGLVKTLDLTGDVAIMARYQGHVGVFRANIPLGASVDGLPPAKNLVDDAVFAKLKTLGVPPSPVCDDATFLRRVSVDIAGRLPTLDEARAFLADPDPAKRDRAIDRLLDSAEYADYFANKWTAVLRNRRQNPNYMRGTYAFHDWIRESLYTNKPYDQFVRDILTASGDVGENPPVAWYREVKDTNQQVEDAAQLFLGLRIQCARCHHHPFEAWSQRDYYGFSAFFAQVARKPGDAPDEFRIYSKRGLARATNPKTNESLAPTGLGAKPSEVSAERDPREALVDWMADPQNPFFARSLVNRYWKHFFSRGIVDPEDDMRVTNPASNPALLDALASHFVSSRFDLKELVRTICRSNVYQLSALPNDYNLNDKQNFSRYYPKRLTAEVLLDALDGVTAAPSSFAGLPAGTKAVQIPDTGVNSYFLTVFGKPEAASACECERSQEANLAQSLHLLNSSEVQGKLASGTGRAARLAADTSRGDEDKVRELYLCVYAREPASDELAIATGHIAKNENKQQAYEDILWALVNTKEFLFNH, via the coding sequence ATGGTTGGGCTCTGGTCGCCCGTTGGCCGTGGTGAAGAGGTCGCCACCGCCGCCTCGGCAAAGCCCTCGGTGCCCGCGGCCTCGGCAGCCGGCCTGGGCCCCGCCACGGAACTGACCTTCAGCACCGGCAACAACCTGTTGCTGCGCGGGCGCGATGCGCAGCGGCAACTGGCGCTCACGGCCAAATACGCCGGCGGCCAATCTCGGGATGTGAGTCGGCAGGTGACTTACACGACTGTCCCGGCCGGCATCGTCCAGGTTGATAGCACGGGCCTGGCCACACCGCTGGCCGACGGCCAGGCGAAGATCATCGCCCAGGCCGGCGGCGTACAGGCCACGGCCGATGTGACCGTTGACCATTTCGTCGACGATCCGCAAATCAACTTCCCCAACCAGATCGTGCCGATCTTCACCAAGCTCGGCTGCAATAGCGGCGGCTGCCACGGCAAGGCCAGCGGTCAGAACGGCTTCAAGCTGTCGTTGCTCGGTTTCGAGCCGGGCGAGGATTACGAACACCTGGTGATGGAGGCCCGCGGCCGGCGGCTATTCCCGGCGGCGCCCGATCGCAGCCTGCTGTTGACCAAGCCGATCAACGCCATCCCGCACGGCGGCGGCCAGCGGCTCGATCATGATTCACTCGAGTACCGGCTGCTGAAGCGGTGGATTTCGCAAGGCATGCCGTATGGCAAGGACACCGATCCCAAGGTGGCCAGCATCGAGGTGCTGCCGGCTCACGCCGTGATGACGCGCAGTGGCGAGCAGCAGATCGCCGTGCTGGCGCACTACACCGACGGGACGATCGAGGACGTGACCCGCCTGGCGCAGTTCGACCCGAATGACGGCGAAATGGCCGAGGTTTCGGCCCAAGGCCTGGTCAAAACGCTCGACCTGACGGGCGACGTCGCGATCATGGCCCGCTATCAAGGGCACGTGGGCGTGTTCCGCGCCAATATTCCGCTGGGGGCGAGCGTCGATGGATTGCCGCCGGCGAAGAACCTTGTCGACGATGCCGTCTTCGCCAAGCTGAAGACGTTGGGTGTGCCTCCATCGCCGGTCTGCGACGATGCCACGTTCTTGCGCCGCGTCTCGGTCGATATCGCGGGCCGATTGCCGACCTTGGACGAAGCCCGGGCCTTCCTCGCCGATCCGGATCCGGCCAAGCGCGACCGGGCAATCGATCGGCTGCTGGATAGCGCCGAATACGCCGACTACTTCGCCAACAAATGGACGGCCGTGCTGCGGAATCGCCGCCAGAACCCCAACTACATGCGGGGCACCTACGCCTTCCACGATTGGATTCGCGAAAGCTTGTACACGAACAAACCCTACGACCAGTTCGTGCGCGACATCCTGACCGCCTCGGGCGACGTGGGCGAGAACCCGCCCGTGGCCTGGTATCGCGAGGTGAAGGACACCAACCAGCAGGTCGAAGACGCCGCGCAGTTGTTCCTGGGCCTGCGCATTCAATGTGCCCGTTGCCACCACCATCCGTTCGAGGCTTGGAGCCAGCGCGATTATTACGGCTTCTCCGCGTTCTTCGCACAGGTGGCGCGCAAGCCGGGTGATGCGCCCGACGAGTTCCGCATTTACAGCAAGCGGGGGCTGGCACGGGCCACGAACCCGAAGACGAACGAAAGCCTGGCGCCGACCGGTCTGGGTGCGAAGCCGAGCGAGGTCTCGGCCGAGCGCGATCCGCGCGAGGCACTCGTGGATTGGATGGCCGATCCGCAAAATCCGTTCTTCGCCCGTTCACTCGTGAACCGCTATTGGAAGCACTTCTTCAGCCGCGGCATCGTCGATCCCGAGGACGATATGCGCGTGACGAACCCTGCTTCGAACCCGGCGCTCTTGGATGCGCTGGCGAGCCATTTCGTCAGTTCCCGTTTCGACCTGAAGGAACTGGTGCGCACGATCTGCCGCTCGAATGTTTATCAATTGAGTGCGCTGCCGAACGACTACAACCTGAACGACAAGCAGAACTTTTCACGCTACTATCCCAAGCGGCTCACGGCCGAGGTTTTGCTCGATGCCCTGGATGGCGTGACCGCGGCCCCCAGCAGCTTTGCCGGGCTGCCAGCGGGCACGAAGGCGGTGCAGATCCCGGACACGGGCGTGAACTCGTACTTCCTCACCGTGTTCGGCAAGCCCGAGGCCGCCAGCGCCTGCGAATGCGAGCGGTCGCAAGAGGCCAACCTGGCGCAGAGCCTGCACCTGCTCAACTCGAGCGAGGTGCAAGGCAAACTGGCCAGCGGCACGGGCCGGGCCGCGCGGCTGGCCGCCGACACCTCGCGCGGCGACGAGGACAAGGTGCGCGAGCTGTACCTGTGCGTCTACGCCCGCGAGCCGGCTTCCGACGAGTTGGCGATCGCCACGGGCCACATCGCCAAGAACGAGAACAAGCAGCAAGCCTACGAAGACATCCTCTGGGCCCTCGTGAATACGAAGGAGTTCCTGTTCAACCACTAG
- a CDS encoding PPC domain-containing protein, translating into MPENVRTSLFMMRMRRKARLLAGLFLVVTLAGSFAPTTHAQLPAAQLHALFPSGGRQGTIVDVKLAAGADTEGADRLVFSHPHITAVQKTRPATPFEQGPQPVPNEFTVAIHPDVPPGIYEARYAGRFGVSNPRAFVVGTLPERNEPADNHAPDKAATIPTNTIINGTADATSNDYFKIALKKDEQIVIDVWAERLDSRMDATLAIYDATGRELANDRDTNRRDPLLAFTAPADGEYTIRLFDFLYRGGADYFYRLVASTEPYIDFVLPPVAVPGTKSSFTLYGSHLPGGTKVEGLSSRGRPLEKVTVEIEVPAGRAVEELTISNLSRAQDANFDGFEYRLVTPSGSSNPCLIGFTSAPVVMEQEPNNDPNQPQQISVPATYIGQFAPRGDYDWVSFDAKKGDAYWIETVSQRLGLPTDPYLLIQRVSRNDKGEVQVTDVQELDDSAKGAGITTFKPDSDDPIYRFAAPEDGTYRILIRDLYAGSRGDPRLAYALAIRTAAPDFRLVAVPAHHANLTAPADSQPVNPLLRRGGTEMINIVALRRDSFDGEISLSVEGLPPGVIASQTIIPAGQNSTTLVLRAGDEQPAWLGPIRIVGKAAIDGKEVARTARGASTQWPTAVNTSPDSRLSRDLWLSVIDRDVSPVLVELGESKTWEMSRAGKLEIPIKVTRRGDMKQPVTLTAIGLPGNVKAAPVTVAPEANEGKLVLEIAEKAAPVLQNLRLQVQASVSYRRNPEAADAAAAAQKEIDRLAGELTAVSQAAEQARQAAEKTAADSAAAAKQATELAMAEGQKLNAATEAAKAAVTKAAAAGEAVNKDSTNQDLVQAKEAADKAAADANAQLQAATAANESAQKAAAAANARSQAAAADKAARDKLAADAAAKAKAAADAKAAADKRAADLAKAAEAKNVNIFETSTSTLIRITNAPLTLAVTPPAAPIKPGATVEIPVTAGRLYGFAEALEVELIVPEAAKGLSAAKVAIPGDKAEGKFSLVAAADAAPGKHALVARTKFKFGGADFQIDAPVAVEVEAAK; encoded by the coding sequence ATGCCGGAGAATGTTCGAACGTCGTTATTCATGATGCGCATGCGGCGCAAGGCTCGCTTGCTCGCGGGCCTGTTCCTTGTGGTCACCTTGGCCGGCTCGTTCGCGCCAACCACCCATGCCCAGTTGCCGGCCGCGCAATTGCACGCACTGTTTCCCAGCGGCGGCCGACAAGGCACGATCGTCGATGTGAAGCTCGCCGCGGGCGCCGATACCGAGGGGGCCGATCGCCTGGTCTTTTCGCATCCGCATATCACGGCGGTGCAGAAGACGCGACCGGCCACGCCCTTCGAGCAGGGGCCGCAGCCGGTACCGAACGAATTCACCGTCGCCATCCACCCCGACGTGCCGCCGGGCATTTACGAAGCGCGGTACGCCGGCCGCTTCGGCGTTTCGAACCCGCGGGCGTTCGTCGTCGGCACCCTGCCCGAACGCAACGAGCCGGCCGACAATCACGCGCCGGACAAGGCCGCCACGATCCCGACGAACACGATCATCAACGGCACGGCCGACGCCACGAGCAACGATTATTTCAAAATCGCCTTGAAAAAAGACGAGCAAATCGTCATCGACGTGTGGGCCGAGCGCCTTGATTCGCGCATGGATGCCACGCTCGCCATTTACGATGCTACGGGCCGGGAACTGGCCAACGATCGCGACACGAACCGCCGCGATCCGCTGTTGGCGTTCACGGCACCCGCCGACGGCGAATACACGATCCGCCTGTTCGATTTCTTGTACCGCGGCGGCGCCGACTACTTTTACCGACTGGTTGCCTCGACCGAGCCCTATATCGATTTCGTTCTGCCGCCGGTCGCCGTGCCTGGCACCAAAAGTTCGTTCACGCTGTACGGGAGCCATTTGCCGGGCGGGACCAAGGTCGAAGGGCTCTCGTCACGCGGCCGCCCGCTGGAGAAGGTCACGGTCGAGATCGAGGTGCCCGCCGGCCGCGCCGTGGAAGAATTAACGATCAGTAACTTGTCGCGCGCACAGGACGCCAACTTCGATGGTTTCGAATACCGGCTCGTGACGCCTTCGGGCAGCTCGAACCCGTGCCTGATCGGTTTCACTTCGGCGCCGGTCGTCATGGAACAGGAGCCGAATAACGATCCCAACCAACCGCAGCAGATCAGCGTGCCCGCGACGTACATCGGCCAGTTTGCGCCGCGCGGCGATTACGATTGGGTATCGTTCGACGCCAAAAAAGGGGACGCGTACTGGATCGAAACCGTTTCGCAGCGGTTGGGTCTGCCGACCGACCCGTATCTGCTCATTCAGCGAGTCAGCCGTAACGACAAGGGCGAGGTGCAAGTCACCGACGTCCAGGAGTTGGACGACTCGGCAAAGGGCGCCGGCATCACGACGTTCAAGCCGGACAGCGACGATCCGATTTATCGATTCGCCGCGCCCGAAGATGGCACGTATCGAATTCTGATTCGCGATTTGTACGCCGGCTCGCGCGGCGATCCGCGCCTGGCTTATGCACTTGCGATTCGCACGGCGGCGCCCGATTTCCGCCTGGTCGCTGTGCCGGCCCATCACGCCAATTTGACGGCGCCGGCCGATTCGCAGCCGGTGAACCCGCTCTTGCGGCGCGGCGGCACGGAAATGATCAACATCGTGGCCCTGCGGCGCGATAGCTTCGACGGCGAGATTTCGCTTTCGGTCGAAGGACTGCCGCCGGGCGTGATTGCCAGCCAAACCATTATTCCCGCGGGTCAGAATTCCACGACCTTGGTACTACGCGCCGGCGACGAGCAGCCCGCCTGGCTGGGCCCGATTCGCATCGTGGGAAAGGCCGCGATCGATGGCAAGGAAGTCGCGCGGACGGCGCGCGGGGCCTCGACGCAATGGCCCACGGCCGTGAACACGTCGCCCGACTCGCGCCTGAGCCGGGACCTGTGGCTTTCGGTGATCGATCGCGACGTCTCTCCGGTGTTGGTGGAGCTTGGTGAAAGCAAAACGTGGGAGATGTCGCGGGCCGGCAAGCTCGAAATCCCCATCAAGGTCACCCGTCGCGGCGACATGAAGCAGCCCGTCACGCTCACCGCGATCGGCCTGCCGGGCAACGTCAAGGCGGCGCCGGTCACGGTTGCGCCCGAGGCGAACGAAGGCAAGCTGGTGCTCGAGATCGCCGAGAAGGCGGCTCCGGTCTTGCAGAACTTGCGATTGCAGGTGCAGGCCAGCGTTTCGTATCGCCGCAATCCGGAAGCGGCCGATGCGGCGGCCGCGGCGCAAAAGGAAATCGATCGGCTGGCCGGCGAACTGACCGCCGTGTCGCAAGCGGCCGAGCAGGCGCGGCAGGCGGCCGAAAAAACGGCCGCTGATTCCGCCGCCGCCGCGAAGCAGGCGACCGAACTCGCCATGGCCGAAGGGCAAAAGCTCAACGCTGCCACCGAAGCGGCCAAGGCCGCGGTGACGAAGGCCGCGGCAGCCGGCGAGGCCGTCAACAAAGATTCGACGAATCAGGACCTTGTGCAGGCCAAAGAGGCGGCAGACAAGGCTGCTGCTGACGCCAACGCGCAGTTGCAAGCTGCCACCGCGGCCAATGAATCGGCGCAGAAAGCCGCCGCCGCGGCCAACGCCAGGTCCCAGGCCGCCGCGGCCGACAAAGCAGCGCGCGATAAGCTGGCCGCCGACGCCGCGGCGAAAGCCAAGGCCGCCGCCGACGCCAAGGCGGCCGCCGACAAACGAGCCGCCGACCTGGCCAAGGCCGCCGAGGCCAAGAATGTGAACATCTTCGAGACCTCGACGTCCACGCTCATTCGCATCACGAATGCTCCGCTGACACTGGCCGTGACGCCCCCCGCTGCGCCTATTAAGCCTGGTGCAACTGTCGAGATACCTGTCACGGCGGGGCGTTTGTATGGCTTCGCCGAAGCGCTCGAAGTCGAATTGATCGTCCCGGAAGCGGCCAAGGGACTGTCAGCGGCGAAAGTCGCGATCCCCGGCGACAAGGCCGAGGGCAAGTTCTCGCTCGTCGCGGCGGCCGATGCCGCGCCCGGCAAGCACGCACTCGTCGCGCGCACGAAATTCAAATTCGGCGGCGCGGATTTCCAAATCGACGCGCCGGTCGCGGTGGAAGTCGAAGCCGCGAAATGA